From one Streptomyces sp. CA-210063 genomic stretch:
- a CDS encoding aminotransferase class IV — MTQPAIAEGLLTWSREHGLVPGQAQGGRLLVADSWLLRDGRVRGFDRHRERFLRSCGECGAPPLGQVVDFWQDMTRALPRTGEWFPRVELAAGSLELRLLLRHAPPITAEVRVWAAGQPDPRTVPRRKGPDLDALARVRRRASGADADEAVLIAPSGLVLEAANSSLFWWEDDTLCLPPPRLPLLAGVTMALVQERAARTGVRVAHRERSLAELDGREVWLVNALHGIRPVAAWTGRPMTPGRAVHAPEWRKWLDSLMEPLPDH; from the coding sequence GTGACACAACCCGCCATCGCGGAAGGTCTGTTGACCTGGTCACGCGAACACGGCCTCGTCCCCGGCCAGGCCCAGGGCGGACGCCTCCTCGTCGCGGACTCGTGGCTGCTGCGCGACGGACGGGTGCGCGGCTTCGACCGGCACCGCGAACGGTTCCTGCGGTCCTGCGGCGAGTGCGGCGCACCGCCCCTGGGCCAGGTCGTCGACTTCTGGCAGGACATGACCCGCGCGCTGCCGCGCACGGGCGAGTGGTTCCCCCGGGTGGAACTCGCCGCCGGCTCGCTGGAGTTGAGGCTTCTGCTCCGGCACGCGCCGCCCATCACGGCCGAGGTACGGGTGTGGGCGGCCGGCCAGCCCGACCCGCGTACCGTGCCCCGCCGCAAGGGACCTGATCTGGACGCCCTGGCCCGCGTACGCAGACGGGCGTCCGGCGCGGACGCCGACGAGGCCGTGTTGATCGCGCCCTCCGGCCTGGTGCTGGAGGCCGCCAACTCCAGCCTGTTCTGGTGGGAGGACGACACCCTCTGTCTGCCGCCGCCCCGCCTGCCCCTCCTCGCCGGCGTGACCATGGCCCTCGTCCAGGAGCGGGCCGCCCGCACCGGCGTCCGGGTCGCCCACCGCGAGCGCTCCCTGGCCGAGCTGGACGGCCGCGAGGTGTGGCTCGTCAACGCCCTCCACGGCATCCGCCCGGTCGCCGCGTGGACCGGCCGGCCGATGACCCCGGGCCGGGCCGTGCACGCCCCGGAATGGCGGAAATGGCTGGACAGCCTGATGGAGCCGCTGCCGGACCACTGA
- a CDS encoding SAM-dependent methyltransferase, protein MTDNPAASDFPFSSLNSRIVTTRPAAARIWNYWLGGGDYYEVDRKAGDEIRRLHPSIGDYALADRQFLGRAVRHLAADVGIRQFLDIGAGLPTAENTHEVAQRIAPDARIVYVDNDPLVLVHARALLTSSPEGRTDHVDEDLRNVDSILEHAARTLDLTQPVALMLLDVLAFIREDEDPYGIARRLMDALPGGSHLVLSHTITGPEWADVDVAAAWWNAHGVPPLTQRTPEAIARFFDGLDLLEPGIVSCTRWRPEITGDPPSEEPAEVAMYCGVGGKR, encoded by the coding sequence GTGACGGACAACCCGGCAGCCTCGGACTTCCCCTTCTCGTCGCTGAACAGCCGCATCGTCACCACGCGGCCGGCGGCGGCGCGGATCTGGAACTACTGGCTCGGCGGCGGGGACTACTACGAGGTCGACCGGAAGGCCGGGGACGAGATACGCCGACTGCATCCGAGCATCGGCGACTACGCCCTCGCGGACCGGCAGTTCCTGGGGCGGGCCGTGCGTCATCTGGCCGCCGACGTGGGAATCCGGCAGTTCCTGGACATCGGCGCCGGCCTGCCGACCGCGGAGAACACCCACGAGGTCGCCCAGCGCATCGCCCCGGACGCCCGGATCGTCTACGTCGACAACGACCCGCTGGTCCTGGTGCACGCCCGCGCCCTGCTGACAAGCTCACCCGAGGGCCGTACGGACCACGTCGACGAGGATCTGCGCAACGTCGACTCGATCCTCGAACACGCCGCGAGAACCCTGGACCTGACCCAGCCGGTCGCGCTGATGCTGCTCGACGTGCTGGCCTTCATCCGCGAGGACGAGGACCCGTACGGCATCGCGCGCCGCCTGATGGACGCTTTGCCCGGCGGCAGTCATCTGGTGCTCTCGCACACCATCACCGGCCCGGAGTGGGCCGACGTGGACGTCGCGGCCGCCTGGTGGAACGCGCACGGCGTCCCGCCGCTGACCCAGCGCACGCCGGAGGCGATCGCCCGCTTCTTCGACGGGCTCGACCTCCTCGAGCCGGGCATCGTCTCGTGCACGCGCTGGCGGCCGGAGATCACCGGCGATCCCCCGTCCGAGGAACCGGCGGAAGTGGCCATGTACTGCGGAGTGGGAGGCAAGCGCTGA
- a CDS encoding ABC transporter ATP-binding protein: MSTVLAGNGLIKKYGPTTALAGVDVEVAARESLAIMGPSGSGKSTLLHTLAGIIRPDDGQVLLRGERIDHWGENKLSALRRKRFGFVFQFGQLLPELPAEENVALPLMLEGMPRRQAVQRARRWFAPLGLAGLEHRRPGQLSGGQAQRVAIARALAVEPDVVFADEPTGALDQSTGEEVVRLLTSVTRDQGASLVMVTHDAEVAAHCDRILQVRDGRVSGYSQYTVA; this comes from the coding sequence ATGAGCACCGTCCTGGCCGGCAACGGCCTCATCAAGAAGTACGGCCCCACCACCGCCCTCGCCGGCGTGGACGTGGAGGTCGCCGCGCGCGAGTCCCTGGCCATCATGGGCCCGTCCGGCTCCGGCAAGTCGACTCTGCTCCACACCCTCGCCGGCATCATCCGCCCCGACGACGGCCAGGTGCTGCTGCGCGGCGAACGCATCGACCACTGGGGCGAGAACAAGCTCAGCGCCCTGCGCCGCAAGCGCTTCGGATTCGTCTTCCAGTTCGGCCAGTTGCTGCCCGAACTGCCCGCCGAGGAGAACGTCGCCCTCCCGCTGATGCTGGAGGGGATGCCCCGCCGCCAGGCCGTGCAGCGGGCCCGCCGCTGGTTCGCCCCGCTCGGCCTCGCGGGCCTGGAGCACCGCCGCCCCGGCCAGCTCTCCGGCGGCCAGGCCCAGCGCGTCGCCATCGCCCGCGCCCTCGCCGTGGAACCCGACGTCGTCTTCGCCGACGAGCCCACGGGCGCCCTCGACCAGTCCACCGGCGAGGAGGTCGTCCGCCTCCTCACCTCGGTCACCCGGGACCAGGGCGCCTCCCTGGTCATGGTCACCCACGACGCCGAGGTGGCGGCCCACTGCGACCGCATCCTCCAGGTACGCGACGGCCGGGTGAGCGGCTACAGCCAGTACACGGTGGCGTGA
- a CDS encoding L,D-transpeptidase family protein, translating into MGDIGRRGAVALTITGLLTPLTLALGTAPAQAASCTTSTGPYQKQVERFLGRPVDGKQSTADCKAIKAFQTKHGITPNIGYAGSVTWGVMDLMNKQKAVGKNPNKAGTCPTNKGRIACVNLTLQLSWIQDGKKLVYGPVPVRTGRDGYETRTGLKKIYWRNIDHVSSIYHVPMPYAQFFDGGQAFHSVGVSMWNPPGSHGCVNMTRTDAKKYWSLLKKGDDVYVYGRKPGT; encoded by the coding sequence ATGGGGGACATAGGCAGAAGAGGCGCAGTCGCACTCACCATCACAGGACTGCTGACACCGCTCACGCTCGCGTTGGGCACCGCGCCCGCGCAGGCGGCGAGTTGCACGACGTCGACGGGGCCGTACCAGAAGCAGGTGGAGAGGTTCCTCGGCCGACCGGTCGACGGCAAGCAGTCCACCGCCGACTGCAAGGCCATCAAGGCCTTCCAGACCAAGCACGGCATCACACCGAACATCGGCTACGCCGGATCCGTCACCTGGGGTGTGATGGACCTGATGAACAAGCAGAAGGCCGTCGGCAAGAACCCCAACAAGGCGGGCACGTGCCCGACCAACAAGGGCCGCATCGCCTGCGTGAACCTGACCCTCCAGCTGAGCTGGATCCAGGACGGCAAGAAGCTCGTCTACGGGCCGGTCCCGGTCCGTACGGGCCGCGACGGCTACGAGACCCGCACCGGCCTGAAGAAGATCTACTGGCGGAACATCGACCACGTCTCGTCCATCTACCACGTGCCCATGCCCTACGCCCAGTTCTTCGACGGCGGCCAGGCCTTCCACTCCGTCGGCGTCAGCATGTGGAACCCGCCCGGCTCCCACGGCTGCGTCAACATGACCAGGACCGACGCCAAGAAGTACTGGTCGCTGCTGAAGAAGGGCGACGACGTCTACGTGTACGGCCGCAAGCCGGGCACCTGA
- a CDS encoding S1 family peptidase produces the protein MRHARRRVVKRVARLTAVGGLLCGALMLTQAAMATETTTSPPATRSSVLAASGTGNGLVSELGSSRTAGTWIADDGSPVVAVTDEKAAAEVKQAGARPKMVEYSAEDLKSATEALRSAPRVPGTSWAIDPASNEVVVRADSTVSADDWSSLTDLAEEIGGSVRMERTEGAYTMRLNGAQPIFGTGGRCSIGFNVTDGENEFMLTAGHCGPAGSVWFSDNQGRQEIGRTIESNFPGGDSSLVQYLQDAPSNSTNVVAVGDGQGVRITSVGDAAVGQRVFRSGSTTGLRNGEVTGLDATVNYPEGTVSGLIETTVCAEPGDSGGPLFSEGVALGVTSGGNGDCEQGGTTFFQPLSDALDDFGVELAGLPQSPVQPTGAADGSSDDDSQGAAAPGSAEPGAVESVESIEAASDLIDRLADPRNVGPGLLVVAGSLVALAATRFIRTEQDRQAYRRQYSQSWG, from the coding sequence ATGAGGCACGCACGACGACGAGTCGTGAAGCGGGTGGCGCGGCTGACGGCCGTCGGTGGACTGCTCTGTGGAGCCCTGATGCTCACGCAGGCGGCGATGGCGACCGAGACCACCACCTCCCCGCCCGCGACCCGGAGTTCGGTGCTGGCCGCGTCCGGCACCGGAAACGGTCTGGTGAGCGAACTCGGCTCCTCCCGTACGGCGGGGACCTGGATCGCGGACGACGGCAGCCCGGTCGTCGCGGTCACCGACGAGAAGGCGGCCGCCGAGGTCAAACAGGCGGGCGCCCGCCCCAAGATGGTCGAGTACAGCGCCGAGGACCTGAAGTCCGCCACGGAGGCGCTGCGTTCGGCGCCCCGGGTGCCGGGCACCTCCTGGGCCATCGACCCCGCCTCGAACGAGGTCGTGGTGCGGGCCGACAGCACGGTCTCTGCCGACGACTGGTCGAGCCTCACGGACCTCGCCGAGGAGATCGGCGGTTCCGTGCGGATGGAGCGCACCGAGGGCGCGTACACGATGCGGCTCAACGGCGCCCAGCCGATCTTCGGTACCGGCGGGCGCTGTTCGATCGGCTTCAACGTGACCGACGGCGAGAACGAGTTCATGCTGACCGCCGGGCACTGTGGTCCCGCCGGTTCCGTCTGGTTCTCGGACAACCAGGGCCGGCAGGAGATCGGCCGGACGATCGAGTCCAACTTCCCGGGCGGTGACTCCTCGCTCGTCCAGTACCTCCAGGACGCGCCGAGCAACTCGACCAACGTCGTCGCCGTCGGTGACGGCCAGGGGGTGCGCATCACCTCGGTCGGTGACGCGGCGGTCGGCCAGCGGGTCTTCCGCAGCGGCAGCACCACCGGCCTCCGCAACGGCGAGGTGACCGGCCTCGACGCCACGGTCAACTACCCCGAGGGCACGGTCAGCGGGCTCATCGAGACGACGGTCTGCGCCGAGCCGGGCGACAGCGGCGGCCCGCTCTTCTCGGAGGGCGTTGCCCTGGGTGTGACCTCGGGCGGCAACGGCGACTGCGAGCAGGGCGGTACGACGTTCTTCCAGCCGCTCTCCGACGCCCTGGACGATTTCGGCGTCGAGCTGGCCGGCCTGCCCCAGTCCCCCGTCCAGCCGACCGGCGCGGCCGACGGCTCCTCCGACGACGACTCCCAGGGCGCCGCCGCCCCGGGCTCCGCCGAACCGGGCGCCGTGGAATCCGTCGAGTCCATCGAGGCCGCCTCCGACCTCATCGACCGTCTCGCCGACCCCCGCAACGTGGGCCCGGGCCTCCTGGTCGTCGCCGGCAGCCTGGTGGCCCTGGCGGCAACCCGCTTCATCCGCACGGAACAGGACAGGCAGGCATACCGCCGCCAGTATTCACAGAGTTGGGGCTGA
- a CDS encoding ROK family transcriptional regulator — MTALAASWLPLSSGERAVAIEVLVHGPLSRTELARRLGLSAGSLTRLTKPLIESGLLVETAEGAALPEVRQGRPSQPLDIVAESRSFIGFKITDDMVYGVVTTLRSEIVTRYDRPLTTHEPERVADLLAEMAGELARTHPSLAGIGIGVGGLVRQRAVVGESPFLSWRDVPLAELVEERTGLPVVVENDVAAFVEAETWFGAGRGLDRFVVLTIGAGIGYGLVLGGKRVAHDEQDRGFGRHWIVDPGGPLTPDGERGSAVSLLSIPSIRYQIQAATGREMSYEEILAGAAEGEPMCARVIGEAGRALGTLVAQISNFVMPQKILLAGEGVGLMGVAEKAMDEAVRAHRHPLAAPVPLETKVSDFHDWARGAAVLAIQVLVLGTVEA; from the coding sequence ATGACCGCACTCGCTGCCAGCTGGCTGCCGCTCAGTTCCGGGGAACGCGCGGTGGCGATCGAGGTGCTCGTGCACGGCCCGCTCTCGCGCACGGAACTCGCCCGGCGGCTCGGCCTGTCCGCGGGCAGCCTCACCCGGCTGACGAAACCGCTGATCGAGTCGGGACTGCTGGTCGAGACCGCCGAGGGCGCCGCGCTCCCCGAAGTCCGTCAGGGGCGCCCCTCGCAGCCGCTGGACATCGTCGCCGAGTCCCGCTCCTTCATCGGTTTCAAGATCACCGACGACATGGTGTACGGCGTGGTCACCACGCTCAGGAGCGAGATCGTCACCCGCTACGACCGCCCGCTCACCACGCACGAGCCGGAGCGCGTCGCCGACCTGCTCGCCGAGATGGCCGGCGAACTCGCCCGCACCCACCCCTCGCTCGCCGGTATCGGCATAGGGGTCGGCGGTCTGGTCCGGCAGCGGGCGGTCGTCGGGGAGTCTCCCTTCCTGTCGTGGCGCGACGTGCCGCTGGCCGAACTCGTCGAGGAGCGCACCGGGTTGCCGGTCGTCGTCGAGAACGATGTCGCCGCGTTCGTCGAGGCGGAGACCTGGTTCGGCGCGGGGCGTGGCCTCGACCGGTTCGTCGTCCTCACGATCGGCGCGGGCATCGGCTACGGGCTCGTCCTGGGCGGCAAGCGGGTCGCCCACGACGAGCAGGACCGGGGCTTCGGCCGCCACTGGATCGTGGACCCCGGCGGACCGCTCACCCCGGACGGGGAGCGGGGCAGCGCCGTCTCACTGCTGAGCATCCCCAGCATCCGCTACCAGATCCAGGCGGCGACCGGACGTGAGATGTCGTACGAGGAGATCCTGGCCGGGGCGGCCGAGGGGGAACCGATGTGTGCGCGGGTCATCGGCGAGGCGGGGCGGGCGCTCGGCACGCTGGTGGCCCAGATCTCCAACTTCGTGATGCCGCAGAAGATCCTGCTCGCGGGGGAGGGGGTGGGGCTGATGGGGGTCGCGGAGAAGGCGATGGACGAGGCCGTCCGTGCTCATCGTCATCCGCTGGCCGCTCCCGTGCCGTTGGAGACCAAGGTGTCCGACTTCCATGACTGGGCGCGAGGGGCGGCGGTGCTGGCCATTCAGGTGCTTGTGCTCGGGACCGTGGAGGCGTAA
- a CDS encoding peptidoglycan-binding domain-containing protein — protein sequence MSKPPEPGRTAKRPTIEPTYVMRRRRTEALAELLREFELYKGTTAPNDEYETVAVPPARAPEPPPARAPEPPPAPEPPPAPRRILPRTEYETEELPPVMVGEDFGSGTAPRGERRQRRRPAPGGGSGLKRAAVVVGVGAAALIGFGAALLLPGGDTEKEARAVTPTPTPSAPATSAPPRNDGVDPDGPGTLREGDSGPEVSELQQRLRRIPNVYDNGSTSGEYDGVLKEAVARFQLWYGIRGDETGVYGNDTRQDLESRTAL from the coding sequence GTGTCGAAACCGCCCGAACCGGGCCGGACGGCGAAGCGTCCCACGATCGAGCCCACCTACGTCATGCGCCGGCGCCGGACCGAGGCCCTGGCGGAACTGCTGCGTGAGTTCGAGCTGTACAAGGGGACGACCGCCCCGAACGACGAGTACGAGACCGTCGCCGTACCGCCGGCACGCGCACCGGAGCCGCCGCCGGCACGCGCACCGGAGCCGCCGCCCGCACCGGAACCGCCTCCCGCTCCCCGGCGGATCCTGCCCCGGACGGAGTACGAGACCGAGGAATTGCCCCCGGTCATGGTCGGCGAGGACTTCGGCTCCGGCACGGCCCCGCGCGGTGAGCGACGGCAGCGGCGGCGCCCGGCACCCGGCGGCGGATCCGGGCTGAAGCGCGCCGCGGTGGTCGTCGGCGTCGGCGCGGCGGCCCTGATCGGCTTCGGCGCCGCGCTCCTGCTGCCCGGCGGCGACACGGAGAAGGAGGCGCGGGCCGTCACCCCGACGCCCACCCCGTCGGCCCCCGCCACCTCGGCCCCGCCCCGGAACGACGGCGTTGACCCGGACGGCCCCGGCACCCTCCGCGAGGGCGACAGCGGACCCGAGGTCTCCGAACTCCAGCAACGGCTGCGCCGTATCCCGAATGTGTACGACAACGGCTCCACCTCCGGCGAGTACGACGGCGTACTGAAGGAGGCGGTGGCGCGCTTCCAGCTCTGGTACGGCATCAGGGGCGACGAGACGGGCGTGTACGGCAACGACACCCGCCAGGACCTCGAATCCCGCACCGCTCTCTAG
- a CDS encoding HAD family acid phosphatase, producing MTASGVGRRITTVAAVAVLGLGASVTAAVPAAAAPSTAAVSATAAAEVDYATWQSDVKAAIGTATPYIQQRTANASGQKLAIVFDIDNTTLETHYTPWYQLPTPALKPSLALAKYAKSRGVDVFFVTARPGIIASITEWNLESVGYPVDGLYVRDLPDLFDEVSAYKTASRADIESDGYTIIANVGNNTTDLVGGHAERTFKLPDYDGLLD from the coding sequence ATGACAGCAAGCGGTGTGGGACGCCGCATCACGACGGTCGCCGCGGTGGCCGTACTGGGTCTGGGCGCTTCGGTGACCGCGGCGGTTCCGGCCGCCGCCGCGCCGAGCACGGCCGCGGTCAGCGCGACCGCCGCCGCCGAGGTGGACTACGCGACCTGGCAGTCGGACGTGAAGGCCGCCATCGGCACGGCCACCCCGTACATACAGCAGCGCACCGCGAACGCCTCGGGGCAGAAGCTCGCCATCGTCTTCGACATCGACAACACGACGCTGGAGACGCACTACACCCCCTGGTACCAGCTGCCCACCCCGGCGCTGAAGCCCTCCCTGGCACTGGCCAAGTACGCCAAGTCCCGTGGGGTCGACGTCTTCTTCGTCACCGCCCGCCCGGGCATCATCGCGAGCATCACCGAGTGGAACCTGGAGAGCGTCGGCTACCCCGTCGACGGCCTCTACGTCCGCGACCTGCCCGACCTGTTCGACGAGGTCTCCGCCTACAAGACCGCGTCGCGCGCCGACATCGAGTCGGACGGCTACACGATCATCGCGAACGTCGGCAACAACACCACCGACCTCGTCGGCGGTCACGCCGAGCGCACCTTCAAGCTGCCCGACTACGACGGCCTGCTCGACTGA
- a CDS encoding response regulator, producing MNDRSPIRVLIADDQDMVRTGFRFFLDAQPDITVVAEAADGETAVRLAREVRPDVCLLDIRMPKLDGLEATRLLAGPGVADPLRVVVVTTFDLDEYVYGALRGGACGFLLKDSGPTLLAEAVRAAAVGDSLVSPSVTVRLLKHVTAEPDTAPGPEAPRPQEPLTERELDVVRLVALGHTNAEIAASMFVSLSTVKTHLGSIQLKLAARNRVEIAAWAWRTGHADDRP from the coding sequence ATGAACGACCGCAGCCCGATCCGCGTCCTGATCGCCGACGACCAGGACATGGTCCGCACCGGCTTCCGTTTCTTCCTCGACGCACAGCCGGACATCACCGTGGTCGCCGAGGCCGCCGACGGCGAGACGGCCGTGCGGCTGGCGCGTGAGGTGCGGCCCGATGTGTGCCTGCTGGACATCCGTATGCCGAAGCTGGACGGTCTGGAGGCCACCCGGCTGCTGGCCGGTCCGGGCGTGGCCGATCCGCTGCGGGTGGTCGTGGTGACCACGTTCGACCTCGACGAGTACGTCTACGGGGCGTTGCGCGGCGGCGCCTGCGGCTTCCTGCTCAAGGACTCGGGGCCGACCCTGCTGGCCGAGGCCGTACGGGCGGCCGCGGTGGGCGACTCGCTGGTGTCGCCGTCGGTCACGGTCCGGCTCCTGAAGCACGTCACGGCGGAACCGGACACGGCCCCCGGCCCCGAGGCGCCGCGTCCCCAGGAGCCGCTGACCGAGCGGGAACTCGACGTCGTACGGCTGGTGGCCCTCGGGCACACCAACGCCGAGATCGCCGCCTCGATGTTCGTCTCCCTCTCCACGGTCAAGACCCATCTCGGCAGCATCCAGCTCAAGCTCGCCGCCCGGAACCGGGTGGAGATCGCGGCGTGGGCGTGGCGGACGGGGCACGCGGACGACCGTCCGTGA
- a CDS encoding GNAT family N-acetyltransferase, whose translation MAIDRVRLQLDVTDFDLARFQPYVDKCRTSGIRLTTLSELGDTPEHRRALYELNKECSADIPERGDFHDYDEYHRLRFEVPAYDPRGVVLAIDGGQWVGMAATSDRRTSGFVFNEMTGVRACHRGRGISVAMKTFGIGFAGICGVSTIRTVHHPANARAIAMNRTLGYVDADW comes from the coding sequence ATGGCGATCGACCGGGTCCGGCTCCAACTGGACGTCACCGACTTCGACCTGGCCCGTTTCCAGCCGTATGTCGACAAGTGCCGGACGTCCGGCATCCGGCTGACGACGCTCTCCGAACTCGGCGACACCCCGGAACACCGCCGGGCGTTGTACGAACTCAACAAGGAGTGCTCGGCGGACATCCCGGAGCGCGGCGACTTCCACGACTACGACGAGTACCACCGGCTCCGCTTCGAGGTGCCCGCCTACGATCCGCGCGGTGTCGTGCTGGCCATCGACGGCGGCCAGTGGGTCGGCATGGCGGCGACCTCGGACCGGCGGACGTCCGGATTCGTGTTCAACGAGATGACCGGAGTGCGGGCCTGCCACCGGGGGCGCGGCATCTCGGTGGCCATGAAGACCTTCGGCATCGGCTTCGCCGGGATCTGCGGGGTGAGCACCATCCGTACGGTGCACCACCCGGCCAACGCGCGCGCGATCGCCATGAACCGGACACTGGGATACGTCGACGCCGACTGGTGA
- a CDS encoding PPOX class F420-dependent oxidoreductase, translating into MADDTSLDALGAGKYLLITTYRKNGTAVPTPVWVVRDGDALGIWTVADSWKVKRIRNRADVLVGPCDLRGNPTGDSVPARAEILDATGSAAYRRLIARKYGVLGRLTLLGSRLRRGADGTVGIRVALTP; encoded by the coding sequence ATGGCCGACGACACCTCGCTCGACGCGCTCGGCGCGGGCAAGTACCTGCTGATCACCACCTACCGCAAGAACGGCACCGCCGTCCCGACGCCGGTCTGGGTGGTGCGGGACGGGGACGCGCTCGGCATCTGGACGGTCGCGGACTCCTGGAAGGTCAAGCGCATCCGGAACCGCGCCGACGTCCTCGTCGGCCCCTGCGACCTGCGCGGCAACCCCACCGGCGACTCCGTCCCCGCCCGCGCCGAGATCCTCGACGCGACCGGCTCCGCCGCCTACCGCCGGCTCATCGCCCGCAAGTACGGCGTCCTCGGCCGCCTCACCCTCCTCGGCAGCCGCCTGCGCCGGGGCGCCGACGGGACGGTCGGCATCCGCGTCGCGCTCACGCCGTGA
- a CDS encoding Gfo/Idh/MocA family protein has product MTFNLGIVGAGQFSGQFATLFQAHPGVGDVYVTDLLPERAEELAAAQGLAGTFPSYQAMLESAAVDAVAIFTQRWTHGPLVLQGLDAGKHVYSAVPMAITTEEIAAIIDAVEATGLTYMMGETSQYNPATVHARNQIAEGAFGRIFYAEGDYVHDMDLGFYEAYQYSGGENWKQTASYPPLLYPTHSVGGVLGAWRTHAVSVSAIGVVDGRGDGVFDKDVSQFGNDFSNATALFEVAGGGSFRTNEFRRVGYPSQIRESRFRFFGTDASMEQLATVAFWQDKKGVKDISELLEPKPTLSPDDPSLQHIAPDLRAAFTSGSAPVHDRSRLPREFDHLHNGHEGSHHFLVDDFVTAVNTRTLPSVNAWVAARYTLPGIVAHESARQGGVRLEIPDFGDAPEA; this is encoded by the coding sequence ATGACGTTCAACCTCGGCATCGTCGGCGCCGGCCAGTTCTCCGGTCAGTTCGCCACGCTGTTCCAGGCGCACCCCGGCGTCGGCGACGTGTACGTCACCGATCTGCTGCCCGAGCGAGCCGAAGAGCTCGCGGCCGCCCAGGGCTTGGCCGGCACGTTCCCCTCGTACCAGGCGATGCTGGAGTCGGCGGCCGTCGACGCGGTCGCGATCTTCACCCAGCGGTGGACGCATGGCCCGCTGGTGCTCCAAGGCCTCGACGCCGGCAAGCACGTCTACTCCGCGGTCCCCATGGCCATCACCACCGAGGAGATCGCGGCGATCATCGACGCGGTCGAAGCCACCGGGCTGACGTACATGATGGGTGAGACGAGCCAGTACAACCCGGCGACCGTGCACGCCCGCAACCAGATCGCGGAGGGCGCGTTCGGGCGGATCTTCTACGCCGAGGGCGACTACGTCCACGACATGGACCTGGGGTTCTACGAGGCCTACCAGTACAGCGGCGGCGAGAACTGGAAGCAGACGGCCAGCTATCCCCCGCTGCTGTACCCGACACACTCGGTGGGCGGGGTGCTCGGCGCCTGGCGGACGCACGCGGTGAGCGTGTCGGCGATCGGGGTCGTGGACGGGCGCGGGGACGGGGTGTTCGACAAGGACGTCAGCCAGTTCGGCAACGACTTCTCCAATGCCACCGCCCTGTTCGAGGTGGCGGGCGGCGGGTCGTTCCGCACGAACGAGTTCCGGCGGGTCGGCTACCCCTCGCAGATCCGTGAGTCGCGTTTCCGGTTCTTCGGCACGGACGCGAGCATGGAGCAGCTGGCCACGGTGGCGTTCTGGCAGGACAAGAAGGGGGTGAAGGACATCAGTGAGCTGCTTGAGCCGAAGCCCACCCTGTCTCCTGACGACCCCTCGCTCCAGCACATCGCGCCGGATCTGCGGGCCGCCTTCACCTCCGGGTCGGCGCCGGTGCACGACCGGTCGCGGCTGCCGCGGGAGTTCGACCATCTGCACAACGGGCACGAGGGCAGCCACCACTTCCTGGTGGACGACTTCGTGACCGCGGTCAACACCCGGACGCTGCCGTCGGTGAACGCCTGGGTGGCGGCCCGCTACACCCTGCCGGGCATCGTCGCGCACGAGTCCGCGCGGCAGGGTGGGGTGCGGCTGGAGATCCCGGACTTCGGGGACGCCCCCGAGGCGTGA
- a CDS encoding carboxymuconolactone decarboxylase family protein, whose translation MSNSDSISRVALKKITPDVSGAMGSLHGAAVSAARDAKVEPEILELIRIRASQINGCAFCLDMHTKDARAQGETEQRIYALSAWRETPFFTARERAALALTEAVTLVHDGHVPDDVYATAAEVFDEEQIAALIWAATVINAYNRIAIATRMVPGAYQPVQK comes from the coding sequence ATGAGCAACAGCGATTCCATATCTCGCGTGGCCCTGAAGAAAATCACGCCCGACGTGTCCGGAGCGATGGGCTCCCTGCACGGTGCCGCCGTTTCCGCGGCGCGGGACGCGAAGGTCGAGCCGGAGATCCTCGAACTGATCAGAATTCGCGCCTCGCAGATCAACGGCTGCGCGTTCTGCCTGGACATGCACACCAAGGACGCCCGTGCGCAGGGCGAGACCGAGCAGCGGATCTACGCGCTCAGCGCCTGGCGCGAGACCCCCTTCTTCACCGCCCGCGAGCGCGCCGCCCTGGCGCTGACCGAGGCTGTGACCTTGGTACATGACGGGCATGTGCCCGACGACGTCTACGCGACGGCCGCGGAGGTCTTCGACGAGGAGCAGATCGCGGCGCTGATCTGGGCGGCCACCGTGATCAACGCGTACAACCGGATCGCGATCGCGACACGGATGGTGCCGGGCGCCTACCAGCCCGTCCAGAAGTAG